The DNA region CGCTCCCGCGCCAGGTACACGAGCGCGAAGCCACCGCCGCCGATGCCGGAGGACTCGGGCTCGACCACGCTCAGCGCGAACGCGGCGGCCACGGCCGCGTCCACCGCGTTCCCTCCCTCCCGGAGCACCTGCGCGGCGGCGGCGCTGGCGGCGGGGTGACCGGTGGCGACCGCGCCGCGCGGGGAGGCGGCGGTGGCCGAGAGCAGGAGGGCGAGCAGGAGCGGCATGCCGGACCTCTACCACGCCGGGATCCCCCTCCCGACCGGTCCGGCGGGCACCTCCGGACGCACCCCCCGGCCGCCCGGGCGCCCGCGCTCCGGGTCACACGTGCGCAGGCTTGATCACAGCCCCCACCCGCGCCTAGCCTCCGCGACCATGCCACGCACCCGCACTCCGCTCGCCGCCATCGTCCTCGCCGCCGGCAAGGGCACCCGGATGAAGTCGAACAAGGCCAAGGTCCTGCACGAGGTCGCGGGCCGGCCGCTCGCGTACTACCCGGTGAAGCGCGCCGTGGAGCTGGGCGCGAGCCCGGTGGTGGTGGTGGTGGGCCACCAGGCCGAGGCGGTGGAGGCGGCGCTCTCCGCCGCGCTGCCCGAGGCGCCGCTGCGCTTCGCGGTCCAGGAGCAGCAGCTCGGCACGGCGCACGCGGTGCTCGCCGCGAAGCGCGCGCTGCGCGGCTACCGCGGCCCGGTGCTGATCCTGTCCGGCGACACGCCGCTCCTCCGCGCCGAGACGCTCGAGGCGGTCGTGTCCGCCCGCCGCCGGGCCCGCGCCGCGGTCTCGCTCGCCACCATGACGCTCGAGGCGCCGCGCGGCTACGGCCGGGTGGTGCGCGACGCGCGCGGCCGGCCGGCGCGCATCGTGGAGGAGAAGGACGCGACGGACGCCGAGCGCGCGGTGCGCGAGGTGAACGCGGGCCTCTACTGCGTGGACGCGGAGCTGCTCTGGAAGAAGCTCGCGAAGGTGGGCACCGCGAACGCGCAGCGCGAGTTCTACCTGACCGACCTCGTCCCCATGGCGGCGCAGGCGGGCGGCGTGGCCGGCGTCGAGGTGCCGGCGGAGGAGGCCTCGGGCGTCAACGACCGCATCGAGCTGGCGCGCGCCAACCGCGTGATGGTGGGCCGGCTCGCCGAGGCGTTCATGCGCGCCGGCGTGACCATCGAGGACCCGGCCCGCTTCGACTGCGACGAGGGCGTCGAGATCGGCGCGGACGCGGTGATCGAGCCGAACGTCCGGCTGCGCGGCCGCACCCGCGTCGGCGCGCGCACGCGGGTGGGCGTGGGGGCGGTCATCACCGACGGCGTGCTCGCCGACGGCGTGACCGTGAACCCGTACACGGTGATCTCGGAGGCGAAGGTCGCCGAGGGCGCCATCCTCGGCCCGTTCTCGCGCCTGCGCCCCGGCGCCGACATCGGCCCCGAGGCGCACGTGGGGAACTTCGTCGAGGTGAAGAAGAGCCGGCTCGGGAAGGGTGCGAAGGCGAACCACCTCGCCTACCTCGGCGACGCCGAGATCGGCGCGGGCGCGAACATCGGCGCCGGCACCATCACGTGCAACTACGACGGCGAGCGCAAGAACCCGACGCGGATCGGCGACGGGGCGTTCATCGGCTCGGACTCCATCCTGGTCGCGCCCATCGAGATCGGCGCCGGCGCCTACGTGGCGGCCGGCTCCACGCTCACCGATCCGGTGCCGGCAGGCGCCCTGGCGCTCGGCCGGGCGCGCCAGGTGACGAAGGAGGGGTGGGTGGCCCAGCGGCAGGCGGAGAAGCAGATGAAGGGGACGGCCACCGGCCCGGCGCCCGCCCGGAAGGGCCGCCCGGCCGCCCGGCGGGCGAGTTAGGCGCGCCCGCGCCACGCGTGGTATTGAGGCGACCCTATGTGCGGAATCGTTGGTTACGTCGGCCCCCGGCAGTGCGTGGATCTCATCGTGGGCGGCCTCCGGAAGCTCGAGTACCGGGGGTACGACTCGGCGGGCGTGGCGGTGGTCGGGCCGAACGGCCTGGCGGTGAAGCGGGCGAAGGGCAAGCTGCAGAACCTGGTGGCGCTGCTCGCCGACGCGCCGCTCGCCGGCACGACCGGCATCGGCCACACCCGCTGGGCCACGCACGGCAAGCCGTCCGACGAGAACGCGCACCCGCACTGCTACGGCGGGGTGGCGGTGGTCCACAACGGCATCATCGAGAACCACCTCGAGCTGAAGGCGGCGCTGGCGGGGCGCGGGCACAAGTTCTCGTCCGAGACCGACACCGAGATCTTCGCGCACCTCATCGCCGACGCGCTCGCCGCGGGCGCGCGCGACCTGCGCGACGCGGTGGGCCAGGCGCTCGCGCAGGTGAAGGGCACCTACGCCATCGCGGTGGTCTCGCAGCAGCGGCCCGACGAGATCGTCGCCGCCAAGAACGCCTCGCCGCTGGTGGTCGGCTACGGCAAGGGCGAGAGCTTCCTCGCCTCCGACGTGCCGGCCATCCTCGAGCACACGCGCGAGGTGGTCTACCTGGAGGAGGGCGAGCTGGCCGTGCTCACCCCCGCCGGCATCGCGCTGTACGGGCGCGACGGCGAGCCGCTCGCGCGCAAGCCGCGCAAGATCGAGTGGAGCGCGGTGGCCGCCGAGAAGGACGGCCACAAGCACTTCATGCACAAGGAGATCTTCGAGCAGCCGCGGGCGGTGGCCGACACCATCCGCGGGCGCGCCTCGCTGGAGCAGGGCGACGTCACGCTCGACGGCATGGAGCTGCCCGGGGACTACGCCCGCTCGCTGGAGCGGATCGTCATCGTGGCCTGCGGCACCTCCTGGCACGCCGGCCTCTCCGGGCGCCAGATGATCGAGTCGCTGGCGCGCGTGCCGGTGGAGGTGGAGCTCGCGAGCGAGTTCCGCAACCGCGATCCGCTGGTGAACGAGCGGGTGCTGTGCCTCGCCATCTCGCAGTCGGGCGAGACCGCCGACACGCTCGCCGCGGTGAAGATCGCCCGCGCCCGCGGCGCCCGCGCCTACGCGATCTGCAACGTGGTGGGCTCGGCCATCAGCCGCGAGTGCGACGGCGGCACGCTGTTCACCCGCGCCGGCCCCGAGATCGGCGTCGCCTCGACGAAGGCGTTCACCACCCAGCTCGCCGCGCTGTTCCTCATGGCGGTGCGCCTGGGCCGCCTCCGCGGCACGCTCTCGCCGGAGCGCGCCCGCGAGCTGCTCGAGGACCTGCGCCGCGTGCCCTCCTGGATGGAGCAGATGATCCGCCAGGAGGCGCAGCTCATGCCCATCGCGAAGCGCTGCGCCGCCGCGCGCGACGTGCTGTTCCTGGGCCGCGGGAGCGAGTACCCGGTGGCGCTGGAGGGCGCGCTCAAGCTGAAGGAGATCTCGTACATCCACGCCGAGGGCTACGCCGCCGGCGAGATGAAGCACGGCCCCATCGCGCTCATCGACGAGGAGCTGCCGGTGGTGGTGCTCGCCACGCGCGAGCCGGCGTACGAGAAGACGCTCGGCAACATGGAGGAGGTGCGGGCCCGCGGCGGCCAGGTGTTCGCCGTGGTGACCGAGGGCGACACGCACGCCGCCAGCCTGGCCGAGGTGGCGATCACCGTCCCGCCCGCGCCGCCGGCGCTGGTGCCGCTCCTGTCGATCATCCCGCTGCAGTTCCTCGCCTACCACGTAGCGGACCTGAAGGGCACCGACGTGGACCAGCCGCGCAACCTGGCGAAGAGCGTGACGGTCGAGTAGCGCGCCGGCCCCGCCGCGCCGGACCTCGCGCGCGGCGCGCGGGTGCGGTAGACCTCGGCCGTGGTCACCCGCCGCCTGTTCGTGGCCCTCGAGCCCACCGACGCCGTGCGCCGCCGCATCGGCGCCGCGGCCGACGCGCTGCGCGCCGACGCCGGGCGCGCGGCGGGCGACGTCCGCTGGGTGGCGCCCGACGGCGTGCACCTCACGCTGCAGTTCCTGGGCGCGGTGCCGGAGGAGCGGGTGGAGGCGGTGCGCGCCGCGGTGGAGGCGGCGGCCGCCGTCGCCCGGCCCATGGCGCTCGAGGTGAGCGGCGCGGGCGGCTTCCCCAACGCGCGCCGCCCGCGGGTGGTCTGGCTCGGGCTCGGCGGCGACGTGGCGGCGCTCTCGGCGCTGGTGGCCGACCTCGGCGCGCGGCTCGCGCCGCTCGGGTTCGCGCCCGAGTCGCGCCCGTTCTCGCCGCACCTCACGCTGGGCCGCGCGCGCGATCCGCGCGGCGCCCCCGGCCTCGGCGGCGCGCTGGCGGCGCAGGCCCGGGCCGACGGCTTCGGCTGGCGCGCGACCGAGCTGGTGCTGTTCGAGTCGCACCTCTCGCCGAAGGGCGCGCGCTACGAGGCGCTCCTGCGCGCGCCGCTCGGCGGCGGGTAGCGCCGCCCTACCCCGTCCGCCGCCGCGTCAGCTCCTTCAGCTGGCCGCCGACCACCGCCAGGAAGCGGCCGAAGAAGTCCTCGAACCGGCCGATCTCGTCGGGCGGCCCGGGCGGCGGCGCGGTCACGTCGTGGTCGCCGCCGGCGAGCCGCGCGGAGAGGTCCTCCATGGTGGACACCATCCGCGCCAGGCGCCCGAAGACCAGCCGCTGGAGGAACGCCACCAGCACGAGGGCGAGCAGCAGCGCCATGGCGCAGATCACCGCGAACACCCGCGTGCGCGCCCGCATGAACGTCGCGTGCACGTCGGTGATGTCGTGGAGCACGAACAGCGCGCCCACCCGGCGCCCGGCCGCGTCGCGCACCGGCACCAGGCCGCGCGCCAGGGTGCGCCCGCCGCGCTCCAGCTCGTCCACCAGCTGGCCCTCCTCCGGCACCGCGGCGAGATCGCCCTGGAACGCGCCGAGCGCCGGATCGTCGGAGGTCGCGTCCACCACCACGGTGGCGGGCTGGTCGTCCCAGGGATCGCGCCGGCCCTCGCGCGTGGCGGCCCACGCCGCGCGGTCGAGGAACCGCTTCTCCACCACCAGCGCGTAGGCGTCGCCGGTCTGTGCGCTCATGCGCCCGAGGAAGTGGTCCACCTCCTCGCCCAGCTCCACGTACCCCAGCGCCGCCCCGGCGTGCGCCAGCGGCCGGACGACGCGCAGCGCGAACGCGGTCTGGCCGAGCTCCATGCCGGCCCCGCGCCCGCCCGCCTGGACCGCCTGCGCGAGCGTGGCCCGCCGCACCACGTCGCCGTGCTGCTCGGGCTTGTGGACGCGCAGGAAGCAGGTCTGCGCCGGCGCCGCGTCGAGGAAGTACCAGTGCGTGATGTCGTGCTGCGCGCGCAGGCCGGCGAACACCGGCGCCGCGAGCGCCAGCAGCCGCTCGCGATCGCGCGCCGCGAACGCCTCGCCGAACGCCGGGTTCGCGGCGAGCGCGGAGAGCGTCGCGTCCAGCTTCTCCACGTCGGCGCGCTGCATGGCGGCGAACGTCCCGCCCGCCGCGCGGATGGCCTCGGTGCCCACCAGCCGCACGTTGCGCTCGGCGGCGCCTCGCACCACCGCGGCGACCGCGAGCGCCACCAGCGCGAGCGCGACCACGATGGCGAGCACCAGCTTCGTCTTGATCGAGATGGCCTTCATGTCGGGACCCCCGCGCTACGGGATGGGCTCGCCCAGCACCTGCCCCGCCACGCGGCGCAGGGCGTCTACCTTGGCCTCGTCGTCCGGCGTGGCCTCCTCGACCAGCGCCAGCGAGAAGCCCACGTGGATCGCGATGAGCCCCTTGGTCTTGAAGACCGGCAGGTTCTTGCGCGCGATCACGGCGTCGATCTGGCGGACCGTGTCGTACAGCTTCCCCATCGTTCGCTCCCCGCCGGCGTCGAGGGCCGGCCGGGCGACCCATTGCCAGCGGGGTGCCGCGCACCCGCGAAGCGATGACGCAGGGTTGGGTGACTCCCCTGCAGGGACGCCCCTACCCGGGGTGGTGCCGTACCTGCGCCGTCGCGCGCACCCGCACGCACGGCGGGGGGCGCACCGGCTTGCACTCCCCGCCGCGGCGCGCGAGATCTCCGAGCGTCGCTCGGCCGCACCGGAGGACGCACATGCCCAAGGACGCTCCCGCCGGACTCGCGCCCGGCTTCCTCGTCGCGGCGCCGGCGCTGGCGGACCCGAACTTCAACGGGTCGCTCGTGCTCATGGCCGAGCACCACGCGCAAGGTGCGCTCGGCTTCGTGGTGAACCGGCCCGGGCCCATCACGGTGGCCGACGTGCTCGGCGGCCTGGACGAGCGGCTGCGCGAGCGCGCCGAGGGCGCCGGGCGGGCGGACGACCCGGTGCTGGTGGGCGGGCCGGTGCAGCCGGAGCGGCTCTGGATCCTGTTCCGGCCCGGGCCGACCGCGCCCGAGGAGGGCGCGGTGGCGCTGGGGAGCGGGCTCGCGCTGGGCGGCTCGCGCGAGCTGCTGGAGGCGCTGGTCCGCTCGCGCGACCCGGGGCCGTACCTGCTGCTGCTCGGCTACGCCGGCTGGGCGCCGCTCCAGATCGAGCACGAGGTCGGCGAGGGGGCGTGGGTGCCCCTGCCGCTGCAGGGCGACCTCGTGTTCGACGTGCCCATGGAGAAGCGCTGGGAGACCGCGGTGCGGCGGCTCGGGCTCGATCCGGCCGGGTTCCTGGTGGGCGGGGGCGGCGCCGAGGCCTGACCGCCGCCCCGGCGGCGCGCTACGGCGCCTCCCAGGCCAGCTCGCACTCCGCGTCGAGCGCGCCGGTCTGCCGCGCCTGCGTGCGGATGTCCTTCGCCCCGACCCGCTCCAGCACCGCGGTGAACACGCCGCAGTGGAACGGCGGCGCGAGCAGCTCGCGGCGGAACGTGACGCGGGCCTGGCGCTCGCCGGTCCACTCCAGCCGCCGCTCGCCGTAGCTCACCGCGCCCTTGTAGGCGCTCGGGACGTTCGCGAGCAGCTGGCGCGCGCCGCCGGCCTCCGAGAGCGCCAGCATGGTCTTGCCGACCATCGAGTCGAGCACCATCCCGCCGGCGCGGTGCCCGATCCGGAAGAACGCCTGCTGCTCGCCGCCGAGCCGCCCGCCGATCCGGTCCGCGACCGCCGCGGCGAGCGCCAGGAAGTCGGTCACCGGGTAGCTGAAGAACTCCACCCGGCTCGCCTTGCCGGCCGGGTCGCAGGCGCGCGCGACCTCCTCGCCGGCGACCTCCCGCACCACCGAGAACAGCGCGTTGAAGACGAGCCCGCGGACGGTGTCGTCGCTGCGGGCGGCGGCGATGCGGGCCTCGAGGTCCTGTCGATCGACGGGCATGGACCGGGCAGTGTGCCCCAAGGGGCGGGGTGCCGGGCAGAGACCCGCTCGGGATGGGCGCGGATTCCCGCACCTTTCCTTGACTCCACCCGACCGTCCGTTCAGTATCCGGACGTTCAGGTCCGGCGCCCCCGGTGTCAGGGGGCGCTGGTAGGGAAGAAGGCACGCAGGAGAAGTCGCCGGGAGCGCCCTTCACAGAGGCCACGGCGAGCGGGGCCGAACGGATCGAGCCCCGCGCCAGGCGCGGCGCGCCCTACAAGGAGACGAAACATGCCCGTGGGACCGGAGAAGGAGAAGGCGATCGAGCTGGCCGTCGCGTCGATCGAGAAGGCGTTCGGCAAGGGCTCGATCATGCGCCTCGGCAACGAGGACGCGCTGGTGAAGGACGTCCAGGCGGTCTCGACCGGCGCGATCTCGCTGGACATCGCGCTCGGCGTGGGCGGCTTCCCGCGCGGCCGCATCATCGAGATCTACGGGCCGGAGTCCTCCGGCAAGACCACCCTGGCGCTGCACGCCATCGCCGAGGCGCAGCGGCGCGGCGGCATCGCCGCGTTCGTGGACGCCGAGCACGCGCTCGACGTGGGCTACGCCCGCAAGCTGGGCGTGCGCACCGACGACCTGCTCATCTCGCAGCCCGACAGCGGCGAGCAGGCGCTCGAGATCGTCGAGACCCTGGTCCGCTCCGGCGCCATCGACGTGCTGGTGGTGGACTCGGTGGCGGCCCTGGTGCCCAAGGCCGAGCTCGAGGGAGAGATGGGCGACGCGCACATGGGCGTGCAGGCCCGCCTCATGAGCCAGGCGCTCCGCAAGCTCACCGGCACCATCTCCAAGTCCTCGACCATCGTCATCTTCATCAACCAGATCCGCATGAAGATCGGCGTGATGTTCGGGAACCCGGAGACCACCACCGGCGGCAACGCGCTCAAGTTCTACGCGTCGCAGCGGCTCGACATCCGCCGCATCGGGGCCATCAAGGACGGCGACTCCGTCATCGGCAACCGCACCCGCGTGAAGGTGGTGAAGAACAAGGTCGCCCCGCCGTTCAAGGAGGTCGAGTTCGACATCATGTACGGCCACGGCATCAGCCGTGAGGGCGACGTGCTCGACCTCGCCTCGAACGAGGGCATCGTCGAGAAGAGCGGCACCTGGTTCAGCTTCGGCGGCGAGCGCATCGGCCAGGGGCGCGAGCAGACCAAGGCGTTCTTCCGCGAGCACCCCGAGATCCTCCAGCAGGTGGAGGCCCGCCTGTTCGAGAAGTTCGGCATCCACCGCGGCCCGGTGGCCGTCCCTTCCCCGCCGGCGGAGGAGCCGGCCGAGGAGCGGAAGCCCCGCGCCAAGGCGAAGTGATCCGCAACGCCCTCGCCCGCCCCCATGGGCGAGGGAGCCGCGACCGCGGCCCGGCCGGGCCGGCCTCGAGAGAGGCCGGCTCGCTTCGTCTCCGCCCCTCCTTCGCCCCCTCGCGCCACCCCGCCCGCCCCGCGGCCCGACCGGCGCGCCGCACCGCCCGCCCGCACGGCGAAGGATCCGCCGGGTGGGCAAGCGGGCGAGGGGGCAACCGGGTTAGACTCCCACCCTTCCGGAATCGACGTGGCGAAGGCCCTCAGCGACAAGAGCTGGCTCGAGCACCTCCTCGCCGAGGAGCTGGAGCAGCACGACCCCGACGCCGCCCGCGCGCGGCTGCCGGCCGACGTGCGCGCGGCGGCCGAGGCGCGGGGCGACCTGCTCCCCGCGGCGCGCCTGCTGGTGGCCCGCTCGCTGCGCCGCCGGCGGCTCTGCGCCGAGGCCCCGGCGCCGGACGACGCGTTCCTCGACGAGGTCCGCACGCACGTGGGGCTGGCGCTCGACCTCGCGCTCTTGCGCGGCGAGCCGTTCCTGCGCACCCGCCAGCGCGCCGAGATCGCCGCGTTCCTGGCGGCGGCGCTCGGCCTCGACGCGCTCGCGCTCGAGGTCGAGCCGGAGCAGCCGGGCGGGTCCACCGACCGCGCGGTCGAGCGCGCGCTCCGCGGCGCCGCCGAGGCGCTGCAGGCCCGCGCGTACCCGGCCGGCGATCCCGTCTCCGGGCTGCCGCTCCACCCCGGCGCGACCGCCATCCTGCGCCGGCGGCTCGCGCGCGTGGTGCTCGGCTTCCACCGCGCCGGGCGGCTCGATCCCGTGGCGCTGGCCCGTCACGGCGCCTACGCCGCGCGCGAGTCGGTGCTGCTCGCCGAGGCGCTCTCCGGCCTGCTGCTCGCGGCCGGCTCGGACGGCGAGCGCGCCCGAGGCGTGCGGGTGCGGCAGCTCGCGCGCCTCGGCCTGTCGCGCGCCGAGCTGCGCGACGCGCGCCGCCTGGTGGCGTCCCCCCGCGGCCCCGAGGCGATCGCGGCCGACGCGCCGGAGCGGGTGCGGCCGTTCCTGCTCGAGCAGCTCCTGCTCGCGCAGCTCCGGGTCCGCCTCGACGGCGACGCGCCGCGCGGCTGGACCGAGCGCTTCGCCGCGGCGGCCGGGCTCGACGCGGCGGCGGTCGCCACCGCGCAGGTGGAGGCGGCGGCGCAGCACTGCGACCACGAGGTCTGGTTCGAGGCGTTCGACGAGGGCGGCGTCCCGGTGGACTGGCAGGTGCTCGCCGACGAGTGGGAGTCGGTGGCGGACCACGTGGTGGAGCGCGTCTCCACCGCGGTCACCGACAACCTCGGCTCGCTGGCGACCGAGATCCGCGAGACCGGCGAGCTGGGCGGGCTGCTCGCGAAGGCCGCCGCCGGGAAGACGCTCAGCGCGGCCGAGAAGCGCAAGGTGAAGGCGCAGCTCATCGACCTCGCCAAGGCGGTGCCCGCCCTCGCCATCTTCGCGGCGCCGGGCGGCATGCTGCTGCTGCCGCTGCTCGCGAAGCTGCTGCCCTTCAACCTGATGCCGAGCGCCTGGGACCGCCCGCCCCGCGGGGACGGCGCGCCCGCTGCCGGCGCGAAGCCTGCCGCCCCCGGCAAGGAAGTCGCCGCCGCGCCCGCGACGGCGAAGGCCCCGGGCAAGGCGGGCGGCCGCAAGCGCGAGCCCGCCTGAAGGCTTCGCGACTCCGCGCGGGATGAGCGCCAACGTCCGCTCACCCTGAGCGTAGGCGGGCCGCAGGCCCGCCGGAGTCGAAGGGTCGGGATGAGCGCGAACGTCCGCTCACCCTGAGCGTAGGCGGGCCGCAGGCCCGCCGGAGTCGAAGGGCTACCTCGCCGCCGGCCGCTTCAGCCGGAGCGCCAGCCGCAGCGCGTCCTCGTTCACGCCCGCGGTGAGCGTCCGGCCGCGGTCCTGCGCGACCGTCCGGTCGATCGCGGCGGCCACCTGCGCGGCGTCCGCGCCGAGCGGCTCGCGCGCGGCGATCCAGCCGAGCGCGAGCACCGCGGCGTGCCGCGCGGCGAGCGCCGCGTCCCCGTCCACCGGGCGCGCGATGGCGTCCGCGAGCGCGCGCGCCTGCGCGGACCCGCCGGCGCGGCCCACCTCGAGCGCGGCCCGGTCCCGCACCGCCGGGTCCGGGTCGGAGAGCTTGCCGGCCCAGCAGGCCGCGTCCTGGCAGGCTGCCGCGGCGGCGAGGCGCGCCTTCATCCCCGCGAGCGCCTGGCCCTCCTGCGCGGGGCAGCCGCTCCCGCACGCGCGGATGGCCTCGTCCACCAGCGCCGCCTCGGGCGCGCCGCCCAGCCGCGACAGCGCCGCGAGCGGCGCCTCGCGCACGCGCCACGCCCCCGCGGCGGCGGCCGCGCGCAGCGCCGGCAGCGCGGCCGGGTCGCCGATCCGCGCGAGCGCGTCGCAGTAGCGGTCGCGCGCGTCCGGGTCCGGCTCGCGGCCGATCAGGTCCGCGAGCGGCTTCACCGCCTCGCGCGCGCGCAGCCGGCCCAGCGACTCCGCCGCGAAGACGCGCACGTAGACGCCGACGCGGGGATCCGCGTCGCGGTAGGCGAGCCGCGCGACCAGGGCCGGCACCGCGTCCGGGCCGCCCACGTCGCCGAGCACCTGCGCCGCCTTCGCGTACAGCGCGCCGCTCACCACCCCGCGCGCGCGCGCCCAGTCCTGCAGGGCCGCGTCCTTCCCCTCCAGCACCGCCAGCAGCGGCGCGGCCATGGGCCGGCCGATCTGCGCGGCGGCGAACGCCGCCTCCGGGAAGAACGTGACGCCCGGGCGCTCCTCGAACAGCATCCGGAGCACCACCGGGCCGGCCCGCGCGTCGCCGATCCGGCCCAGCGCCAGGATGGCGCGCTTGGCGGTGAACGGCTCGACCTCGGTCGAGGTCGCGATGCGCACCAGCGTGTCGATCGCGGCCGGGTCGCCGATCTCGCCGAGCGCGTCCACCGCCGCCACCTGCGTGTAGCCGTCCGGCGAGGCGGTCAGCTCGACCAGCGCCGGCACCGCCTCGCGCGCCCGGAGCGCGCCGAGCGCGGTGGCGATGTGCCGGTTCGCGTCGCGCGTGTCGCGGTCCTGCGCGGCGCGGTCCACCGCGTCCAGCAGCGGCTTCACCGCGGCCGCGTCGCCGATCTCGCCGAGCGCCACGGCCGCCTCGCCGCGGGCCCGCGGCGCCTGCTTCAGCACCTCGACGAGGTACGGCACGGCGGCGCGGCGGTCGCCCGGCGCCTTGCGCACCTGCGCGAGCGCCTCGAGCTTCTCGTCGGTGCGGCTCCGGCTGGCGGCGCGCTTCGCCCACCCCTCCGCGTCCTTCGGGCTTCCACACGCGGTGACGAGCAGGCAGGCGAGCAGGGCGGCAGCGCGGCGCAGCGTCATCATGGGCAGCTCCTCGGCTCCGGGGGACGGCGTTCAGCGGCCGGCGGCGCCCTGGCGGGGCGCCGGAACGGCGATGGGGGTGGGCTCGGGATCGTCGATGGCGAGCGCGGCGCGCCGCTCGCGGGCGGCGGCGGCGAGCGCCTCGATGGCGGGGGCGAGCTCGGGGGCGTGGGCCTCGGCCGCACGCATCCGCTCCACGGCGGCCTCGAGCACGGCGGCGTGGCGCGCCTCGCGCGCCTTCATCGCGTCCACCGCCTCGAGGAACGT from Anaeromyxobacter dehalogenans 2CP-C includes:
- a CDS encoding DUF2378 family protein; translation: MPVDRQDLEARIAAARSDDTVRGLVFNALFSVVREVAGEEVARACDPAGKASRVEFFSYPVTDFLALAAAVADRIGGRLGGEQQAFFRIGHRAGGMVLDSMVGKTMLALSEAGGARQLLANVPSAYKGAVSYGERRLEWTGERQARVTFRRELLAPPFHCGVFTAVLERVGAKDIRTQARQTGALDAECELAWEAP
- the glmU gene encoding bifunctional UDP-N-acetylglucosamine diphosphorylase/glucosamine-1-phosphate N-acetyltransferase GlmU: MPRTRTPLAAIVLAAGKGTRMKSNKAKVLHEVAGRPLAYYPVKRAVELGASPVVVVVGHQAEAVEAALSAALPEAPLRFAVQEQQLGTAHAVLAAKRALRGYRGPVLILSGDTPLLRAETLEAVVSARRRARAAVSLATMTLEAPRGYGRVVRDARGRPARIVEEKDATDAERAVREVNAGLYCVDAELLWKKLAKVGTANAQREFYLTDLVPMAAQAGGVAGVEVPAEEASGVNDRIELARANRVMVGRLAEAFMRAGVTIEDPARFDCDEGVEIGADAVIEPNVRLRGRTRVGARTRVGVGAVITDGVLADGVTVNPYTVISEAKVAEGAILGPFSRLRPGADIGPEAHVGNFVEVKKSRLGKGAKANHLAYLGDAEIGAGANIGAGTITCNYDGERKNPTRIGDGAFIGSDSILVAPIEIGAGAYVAAGSTLTDPVPAGALALGRARQVTKEGWVAQRQAEKQMKGTATGPAPARKGRPAARRAS
- a CDS encoding YqgE/AlgH family protein; the encoded protein is MPKDAPAGLAPGFLVAAPALADPNFNGSLVLMAEHHAQGALGFVVNRPGPITVADVLGGLDERLRERAEGAGRADDPVLVGGPVQPERLWILFRPGPTAPEEGAVALGSGLALGGSRELLEALVRSRDPGPYLLLLGYAGWAPLQIEHEVGEGAWVPLPLQGDLVFDVPMEKRWETAVRRLGLDPAGFLVGGGGAEA
- the recA gene encoding recombinase RecA, giving the protein MPVGPEKEKAIELAVASIEKAFGKGSIMRLGNEDALVKDVQAVSTGAISLDIALGVGGFPRGRIIEIYGPESSGKTTLALHAIAEAQRRGGIAAFVDAEHALDVGYARKLGVRTDDLLISQPDSGEQALEIVETLVRSGAIDVLVVDSVAALVPKAELEGEMGDAHMGVQARLMSQALRKLTGTISKSSTIVIFINQIRMKIGVMFGNPETTTGGNALKFYASQRLDIRRIGAIKDGDSVIGNRTRVKVVKNKVAPPFKEVEFDIMYGHGISREGDVLDLASNEGIVEKSGTWFSFGGERIGQGREQTKAFFREHPEILQQVEARLFEKFGIHRGPVAVPSPPAEEPAEERKPRAKAK
- the glmS gene encoding glutamine--fructose-6-phosphate transaminase (isomerizing) is translated as MCGIVGYVGPRQCVDLIVGGLRKLEYRGYDSAGVAVVGPNGLAVKRAKGKLQNLVALLADAPLAGTTGIGHTRWATHGKPSDENAHPHCYGGVAVVHNGIIENHLELKAALAGRGHKFSSETDTEIFAHLIADALAAGARDLRDAVGQALAQVKGTYAIAVVSQQRPDEIVAAKNASPLVVGYGKGESFLASDVPAILEHTREVVYLEEGELAVLTPAGIALYGRDGEPLARKPRKIEWSAVAAEKDGHKHFMHKEIFEQPRAVADTIRGRASLEQGDVTLDGMELPGDYARSLERIVIVACGTSWHAGLSGRQMIESLARVPVEVELASEFRNRDPLVNERVLCLAISQSGETADTLAAVKIARARGARAYAICNVVGSAISRECDGGTLFTRAGPEIGVASTKAFTTQLAALFLMAVRLGRLRGTLSPERARELLEDLRRVPSWMEQMIRQEAQLMPIAKRCAAARDVLFLGRGSEYPVALEGALKLKEISYIHAEGYAAGEMKHGPIALIDEELPVVVLATREPAYEKTLGNMEEVRARGGQVFAVVTEGDTHAASLAEVAITVPPAPPALVPLLSIIPLQFLAYHVADLKGTDVDQPRNLAKSVTVE
- a CDS encoding LETM1 domain-containing protein; translation: MAKALSDKSWLEHLLAEELEQHDPDAARARLPADVRAAAEARGDLLPAARLLVARSLRRRRLCAEAPAPDDAFLDEVRTHVGLALDLALLRGEPFLRTRQRAEIAAFLAAALGLDALALEVEPEQPGGSTDRAVERALRGAAEALQARAYPAGDPVSGLPLHPGATAILRRRLARVVLGFHRAGRLDPVALARHGAYAARESVLLAEALSGLLLAAGSDGERARGVRVRQLARLGLSRAELRDARRLVASPRGPEAIAADAPERVRPFLLEQLLLAQLRVRLDGDAPRGWTERFAAAAGLDAAAVATAQVEAAAQHCDHEVWFEAFDEGGVPVDWQVLADEWESVADHVVERVSTAVTDNLGSLATEIRETGELGGLLAKAAAGKTLSAAEKRKVKAQLIDLAKAVPALAIFAAPGGMLLLPLLAKLLPFNLMPSAWDRPPRGDGAPAAGAKPAAPGKEVAAAPATAKAPGKAGGRKREPA
- the thpR gene encoding RNA 2',3'-cyclic phosphodiesterase; amino-acid sequence: MVTRRLFVALEPTDAVRRRIGAAADALRADAGRAAGDVRWVAPDGVHLTLQFLGAVPEERVEAVRAAVEAAAAVARPMALEVSGAGGFPNARRPRVVWLGLGGDVAALSALVADLGARLAPLGFAPESRPFSPHLTLGRARDPRGAPGLGGALAAQARADGFGWRATELVLFESHLSPKGARYEALLRAPLGGG
- a CDS encoding cache domain-containing protein encodes the protein MKAISIKTKLVLAIVVALALVALAVAAVVRGAAERNVRLVGTEAIRAAGGTFAAMQRADVEKLDATLSALAANPAFGEAFAARDRERLLALAAPVFAGLRAQHDITHWYFLDAAPAQTCFLRVHKPEQHGDVVRRATLAQAVQAGGRGAGMELGQTAFALRVVRPLAHAGAALGYVELGEEVDHFLGRMSAQTGDAYALVVEKRFLDRAAWAATREGRRDPWDDQPATVVVDATSDDPALGAFQGDLAAVPEEGQLVDELERGGRTLARGLVPVRDAAGRRVGALFVLHDITDVHATFMRARTRVFAVICAMALLLALVLVAFLQRLVFGRLARMVSTMEDLSARLAGGDHDVTAPPPGPPDEIGRFEDFFGRFLAVVGGQLKELTRRRTG